The nucleotide window TGACGGACGCGTTCTCACCGGGCCTCCATGCTGGACAAGCGAACCGGCGATTCAGGCAGCAAGAATTACTTAATCGAAAATGCATCGATCGCGATCAATTGCGGGTAAAAGCAGACGAATGGAAAGTGGCTAAAAGTTAACGTCTTAAGTAGACTGCTTCGAAGTGTGGTGGACAGACTAGACAACCCGGTAAAACTAACCTAAGCCGCGTGCAATACGCGATTTCCCACAACACTTTTTTCTTAGCACTTCGGCCGTGGGCCTCGGATTTTTTAAGGCTGAAGCCACGGCATCTCCCGGAAAACATGGTCCCAATTCTCGATTACCTGCTGGAGCGCCAAATCTCGCCGCAGTGGCGCGGCATGCTCACCGCGCTGGCCACCGAGTTCGAAGCGCAGATCGGGCGCGACGAACTGCGTCAATTGATGCACCGCGTCGGCAGCCGGTTTGCAGCGGCGCATCCGCTGCCCGCCTGCGACTCGACCGCCGATCTCGCGCGAACCTTGAACCTGTACTGGCATGACATGGATTGGGGCTACGTCGAATTGGCGGACGAACCCGAGTCATTGCGCATCGTTCATTACTGCGCGCCGTTGCAGGCGTTCGGCGGCTCGGCGCTTGCGTGGACGCCGGCGTTTCTCGAAGGCGTGTATCAGACGTGGTTGAGTGCGTTGGGCGCACAAGGCTTGTCGGTGGCGCAAACGAGTGGATACAGCGAAGACACTGCGATCGAGTTTCGCCTGGGCCGTCATCCAGTTTGAACGATGTGCGTTGAAGGTGAGGTGGCTTGGTACGTCGTCCGCGTGGTGAATGGGCCAGGCCGCAACATGCAGCAGAGGAACGCGCAAGACCGGTGCGCGTGAAGTAGCAGGACAGGCAGGACCAGCGTTTCAGGGCCGCGAACGCAAGTCAGGATCGGGGCAGGGGTAGGCATGAATAAGACGGCGGCACTATGAGCTCATCGAGCGACATCGAAAAACTCTTCGATCATTTTGGCGGTGACGCCAACGCGTACCAGGAAATTGGCCGCGAAAACGAAGCGCGTTCAGCGCGCACCCGCTGGCCGCTATTGGTGACGCTCGATCTGACCCAGCCGACGATTCCCGCCATCGGGCAGCGTCGCGAGGCCAAGCCTCAGTCGCAGGCGGTCGAGGCGCCGGTGGCCGTCGATCGTCAGGACACCACGCCAAAAGACGCAGCCTCGGTAACGCGCGCGAGAGCGCCGCTCTTCACCCGTTCGCATCGGCGAGACATTCCGCCGGTTGCCGTGGCCGCACCGGCTGCCGCGCCGAAAGGCGCGTCGCGCTTTGGCGTGCTCGAATCGAAAGACGAGGCGACGCCGCAAGCGACGGTTGGCGCTGCCCGAGTGGAAAGCGCCGCGCCGGTGGCAGCGCAAGCCGCGCCGACCGCGGCCTCTGCACAGTTCGCGCCGGTGGCTGTGCCAGCACAGACCGCACCGGTCGCCGCCGCGCCTCGAACCACCCAGCCCGCTTCCGTGCTCCCCGCTATTGCCTTGCGCCCAGCGGCGATGCAGACCATTTCGCCAGCCGCTCCCGCCGCGCCAACGCAACCTGCTTCGATCCTCGGCAAGCTCTTCGCGCCGGAACCCGCACCCGCACTCACGCCGCCGCAACCGGCCGCGTCCAGCGGCGACTGCGCTCCGTTGAAATCGGTGTTCGACCGTCTGCGCGGCGCACCCGCTCAACCGGCCGCCGCACCGGCCGGCGCCGCCACGCCCGCCACCTCCAACTCGTGGCTGATCAACGGCCCTCGTCGCTCATGAAAGTCATCGCGGTGGTGTCCGCCAAAGGCGGGGTCGGCAAGACCACCCTCGCCGCCAATCTCGCTTCCGTGCTGGCCGCCGGAGGCCGCCGTGTGATCGCGCTCGATCTCGATCCGCAGAACGCGCTGCGTCTGCACTTCGGCGTGCCGCTCGACAGCATCGACGGTTTGTCGCGCGCCACGCTCACGGGCGATCCGTGGCAATCCGTGATGTTCGACGGCGTCGACGGCGTGACCGTGCTGCCCTATGGCGCGTTGCTCGAAGACGACCGCCGCCGCTTCGAAACGCATCTCGACCAGGACCAGCGCTGGCTCGCGCAGTCGTTGCAGAACCTGCGCCTCGACGCGTCCGACATCGTGATCATCGACACGCCGCCGGGTTCCTCCGTGTATGTGCGCACTGCCCTGTGCGCGGCTTCCTTCACGCTGAACGTCGTGCTCGCCGATGCCGCGTCGTATGCCGCGATTCCGCAGATGGAGCGGCTCATCGCGACCTACGCGGCGCCGCGCGCCGAGTTCGGCGGCGAAGGCTATGTGATCAACCAGATCGACCAGTCGCGCCAGCTCACCAAAGACGTCCTCAAGGTGCTGCGCCAGATGCTCGGCGCGAAGCTGTTCCCCGGGGTGATCCATCTCGACGAAGGCGTGAGCGAGGCGCTCGCATGCGACACCACGCTGATTCACTACGATCCACTCAGCCAGGCGGCCGCCGATTTCCGCGCGTGCGGCACGTGGCTGATGGCGGCGCTCGACGCGATCGCCGTCTCGCCGAGGAACGTGGCATGAGCACGACTCCATCGCCGGGTCTCGAGCCCGCCGAGCCGTCGCGGCTCGAACGCTTCGTCGACGCGCGTTTCTGGAACAGCCGCATCGTCACCGGACTCGTCACGCTGTTCGCGCTGGTGATGCTGTACTTCGTGTTCACCGTGCCGCTCGCCTTCTACGAGCAGTTGACCTTCGCGACCTGCTGCTTCGTCACCGCTCTCATGTTCCGCCGCCTGCCAGGCCGTTACGCGACGATGGTGATGATCATGCTGTCGGTGGTGACCTCCGGCCGTTATATGTACTGGCGGCTGACCGCGACCACGTACTGGGAGCATCCGCTCGACGCCGGCTGGGGTTTGCTGCTGGTCACCGCCGAAGTCTATTCGACCATCGTGCTGCTGCTCGGCTACTTCCAGACCGCCTGGCCGCTCAAGCGCACGCCGATGCCGCTGCCCGCCTCGCGCGACCAATGGCCGAGTGTCGACGTGTTCATTCCGACCTACAACGAGCCGCTCTCGGTGGTGAAGCCGACCATCTACGCCGCGCTCGCACTCGACTATCCGGCCGAGAAAATCTCGATCCACGTACTCGACGACGGCCGCCGTCCCGAGTTCAAGGCGTTCTGCGAAGAGGTCGGCGTCAACTGGACGATCCGCACGCACAATCGCCACGCGAAAGCCGGCAACATCAACGAAGCGCTGAAGATCACCAGCGGCGAATACCTCGCGATCTTCGACTGCGATCACATTCCGACCCGCTCGTTCCTGCAGATCGGGCTCGGCTGGTTCCTGCGCGACAAGCTGCTGTCGATGCTGCAAACGCCGCACCACTTCTTCTCCGCCGACCCGTTCGAACGCAATCTCGGCACCTTCCGCAAGGTGCCGAATGAAGGCGAACTGTTCTACGGCCTCGTGCAGGACGGCAACGATCTGTGGAACGCCACGTTCTTCTGCGGCTCCTGCGCGTTGCTGCGCCGGACCATGGTCGAGGAGATCGGCGGCATCGCGGTCGAGACCGTGACTGAAGATGCGCACACCGCGTTGAAACTGCACCGGCTCGGCTACACCACTGCGTATCTGGCGATTCCGCAAGCCGCGGGGCTCGCCACGGAAAGTCTCTCCGGCCATATCGGCCAGCGGATTCGCTGGGCGCGCGGCATGACGCAGATTTTCCGCATCGACAATCCGCTCACCGGCAAGGGCCTGAAAATCGGCCAGCGCCTGTGCTATCTGAACGCGATGATGCACTTCTTCTACGGCATCCCGCGTCTGGTGTTCCTGACCGCGCCGCTGTCGTATCTGTTTTTCGGCGCGCACGTGATCGAAGCCGCCGCCGGCACGATCGCAATCTACGCGCTGCCGCACATGATGCACGCGAGCATCACCAACTCGCGCATGCAGCGTTCGTTCCGTCATTCGTTCTGGGCCGAAGTGTACGAATCGGTGCTGGCCTCGTACATCACCGCGCCGACCCTGCTCGCGCTGATCAACCCGAAGCTCGGCAAATTCAACGTGACGGCCAAAGGCGGCCAGATCGAGAAGAACTACTTCGACTGGGCGATCTCGCGGCCGTATCTGTTCCTGCTGTTGCTGAACCTGATCGGCTTCTGTGTGGGCGTCGTGCATATCTATTTCAACTGGCACATTCGCAGCGTGGTGCAGACCACCCTCCTGAACCTCGGCTGGACCACGTACAACATGCTGATTCTCGGCGCGAGCGTGGCGGCCGCCAGCGAGCGCCGGCAAATTCGCGCGGTGCACCGCGTGGCGATGCAGATGCCGGTCATGCTGAAGTTCTCGACCGGCCGCACGCTCGCCTGCGAAACCATCGACTACTCGGAAGGCGGCGTCGGCGTGGCGCTGCCCGCCGCGATCCAGGTGCCGATGCACGAACGCGTGACCGTCTCACTGTTTCGCGGCGACGAGGAATACGCGTTCCCCGCGACCGTCGGCTTCACCGCGCCGGGCCGCGTGGGCCTGCGCTTCTCGGCGATGACGCGCGAGCAGGAGTACGAGTTCGTCAAGACTACCTTTGCGCGCGCCGACGCCTGGACCGGCTGGGCGGAAGGACGGCAGCAGGACACGCCGCTGCGTGGCCTGTCGCATGTGCTGACGGTCGGAGCGCGTGGCATCGCGGGTCTGTTCGAGCATCTCTACGCCGACCTTCGCAGTTCGATGAAAAGCCGTCCAATGGACGTCAAGAAGCTAAAAACCAAAGACTGATCTATGCGCAACCGGATGGCGAAGGGCAACATCGAACGCTCGAATCACGAGCGCAGTGGGACCGGATTGCGGATGCGTCGCGTTGCACGCCCCGGCTCGCGACGGCTGATGCGCGGCCTCGCGTGCTGGCTCGCGTTGCAGACGGCGTTGGCCGCGCCGCTGGCGTCGGCGGCCGAGGTCGTGGCGGCGGCCGGCAGTAGTTCGGCGGGCGCCGTTCAGAGCGTGGCGGGAGCGACTCAGAGCCCGTCGGCCGCTCCGGCCGCGACAGGCGTCGGCAGCGTGAGCGCGCCGAGCCCGGCCGTGCCCTACGATCCGAACGCGATCACGCAGCCGCAACTGGCAACACCGACGCCGGCGCTGGCCGCCGCGTCGGTGAAAGCGTTGGGCACGAGGACGCCGACCACCGCCGAGCCGGGCACGCTGGTGCCGGGCGGCCGCCGTCAAACGCTGACTTTCGCCGACCTCGGCGCGCTCGATCCGCTGCAATTGCGCGGCACCGACGGCCAGAACGGCGTGGCGTTCTCCGTGCGCGGCGACGAAGTGGTGACCGGCGCGGTCCTGCATCTGATCTACAGCTACTCGCCGGCGCTGCTCGCGAATATCTCGCAGCTCAAGGTGCTGGTGAACGGCGAAGTCGCCGCCACCCTGCCCGTGCCGCACGAACAGGCCGGCATGCTGGTGGCGCGTGATGTCTCGATCGATCCGCGCTTCATCACCGAATTCAACCATCTGAACGTGCAGTTGATCGGCCATTACACGACGAGTTGCGAAGACCCGGCGAACTCCTCGCTGTGGGCCACGGTCAGCAATGCGAGCTCGCTCGATCTGACCTATGCGTCGCTGGCCAGCAAGCCGGATCTGGCCGCGCTGCCGCAGCCGTTCTTCGACCGCCGCGATGTGCGCCGGCTGGAGCTGCCGTTCGTGTTCCCGCAAAAGCCGGGCAACGCCACGCTCGAAGCGGGCGGCATCGTGGCCTCGTGGTTCGGCGCGCTCGCCGGCTATCGCGGCGCGCTGTTTCCGGCGCAACTGGACAATGCGCCGCTGTCGGGCAATGCCGTTGTGTTCGCGACTTCCGATCAACGCCCGGCCGGCATCAACATTCCGGCGATCTCCGGCCCGACCATCGCGGTGGTCGATCGCGAGGCGCCGGCGCGCGGCAAGCTGCTGCTCGTGCTCGGGCGCACCGAGGCCGAACTGAAGACCGCCGCGAAGTCGCTCGGCATCGGCCAGAACACCTTGACGGGTCAGAGCGCGACCATCACGCAGCTGAACGAACTCGCGCCGCGCGCGCCTTACGACGCGCCGAACTGGCTGCCCACCAACCGTCCGGTGCGCTTCGGCGAACTCGCCGACCCGCGCGATCTGACCGTGTCCGGTTACGACGCCGACGCCGTGCACGTGAATCTGCGCGTGCCGCCCGATCTGTTCATGTGGCACACCAAGGGCGCGCCGATCGATCTGCGCTACCGCTACACGGTGCGTCCGCTGCGCGACCGCTCGTCGCTCAACGTGAGCGTGAACAACGGTTTCGTGCAGGCGCTGCCGATTCCGGCCGAGTCCGCTTCGGTCTTCGAGCTGAGCCATTACTTCGCCAACGTGTTGCCGGACAAGACCGCCGAAGCGCGTCGCACCGTGCATATTCCGCCGCTGCTGCTGACGCCGCGCGCGCAGGTGCGCCTGCACTTCTACTACGACATTCCGAATACCGGCGAATGTCATGGGCGTCTGCTCGACAACGTGGTCGGCGCGATCGATCCGAACTCGACCATCGACCTCTCGTCGTTCCCGCACTATATGGCGCTGCCCGATCTGGCCGCGTTCGCCAATAGTGGCTTCCCGTTCACGCGCATGGCGGACCTCTCCGAGACCGCCGCGATCCTGCCGAACGACGCCGATTCGAGCGACTACAGCCTGTATCTGCTGACCATGGGCCGCATGGGCGCCTCGACCGGCTATCCGGTGACGGGCGTGACGGTCGGCACCGCCGACGACACCGACAAGTTCGCCAGCAAGGACCTGCTGATTTTCGGCGCGCCGGGCAAGCAGCCGCTGTTGCAACGCTGGGCGAAATCGATGCCGTTCTCCAGCAACGGAGACTCGCGCACTTTCCAGCTCTCCGACATCGTCTTCAAGCTGGAGGACTGGTGGCACGGCGAACGCGGCGTCGAGCGCACGCCCGCGCGCGCCGATCTGACGCTGGTGAGTTCGAGCGGCGACGCGCTCCTGACCGGCTTCGAATCGCCGCTGCAAAAGAACCGCAGCGCCGTCGCGCTGGTGAGCGCGGCCGGCCAGTCGGACGCCGACCTGTCCGCGGCGCTGCTCGACTCGGATGTGCTGCCGCAGATTCAAGGCGCGATGGCCGTGATCCACGGCCGCACCGTCACCATCACCTCGAACGGCGAGGCGTATTACGTCGGCCGTCTGTCGCCGCAGGAGTATTTGCGCTGGGCGCTGTCGTCGCATCCGCTGTTGTTGATGTTGGGCGCCGTGCTCGCCGCGCTGATCATCGCGGGCCTGTTCTACCGGACGCTGCGCTCGATCGCCGCGCGCCGTCTGAAGGACTAATAGGACTGGTATGCGGGTTCGAATCAACAAGAAAATCGGCGTGGCGCTGACGCTCGGGCTGGCGGCGTCCGTGAGTTTCGCCAATCTCGTCAAGGTGGCGCAGACCACCGCCGCACCCGGCGCCTGTGGCGACTGGAGCGGCTATCGCGCGTTCGTCGAACGCTTCGTGCAGGCCGACGGCCGCGTGATCGACTACTCCACGCCGGCGCAGCAAACCACCTCCGAAGGCCAGTCGTACGCGCTCTTCTTCGCGCTGGTCGCGAACGACCGCGCGACTTTCGACCGCCTGCTCGGCTGGACCCGCACCAATCTCGCGGGCAATCAGTTCGACGCGCAAAACATGCGGCTGCCGGCATGGCAATGGGGCAGGAAAGCGGACGGCTCGTACGGCGTGCTCGATCCGAATTCCGCTTCCGACTCCGACTTGTGGATCGCCTACGATCTGCTCCAGGCCGGCCGCCTGTGGCATGAAGCGGGCTACACGCAGTTGGGCGAAGCACTCGCGACGCAGATCGCGCGTCAGGAAATGACCAGCTTGCCGGGCGTCGGGCCGATGCTGCTGCCCGGACCGCAAGGCTTCCAAACCGGCGGCGTGACGCGTCTGAATCCAAGCTACCTCCCGTTGCCGGTGCTGCGCTCGCTCGCGCGCGACATGCCGAACGGCCCGTGGGGCAAGCTCGCCGACAGCGCCTACAAGCTCATCAAGACCACCGCGCCGCAGGGCTTCGCGCCCGACTGGGCGGCCTGGCAAAACGGTCAGTTCGTGATCGATCCGAAAAACGGCGACACCGGCAGCTACGACGCGATCCGCGTCTATCTGTGGGCCGGTCTCGCCTCGCCCGCCGATCCGCTCGCCAAACCGTGGCTTGCGGCGCTCGGCGGCATGCGCGCGCGCGTCGCGCAAACCGGCTTTCCGCCCGAGAAGGTTTCGTCGACTACCGGCACCGCCAGCGGCGAAGGACCGCTCAGCTACTGGGGCGCGCTCGCGCCATACTTCAAGGCGCTCGGCGACGAGCACGGCCTCGGCCTCGCGCGCACGCATCTCGCCGCGCTCGACACCAACGTGCCGGGCCGCGAACCGGTTTACTACGATCGTGTGCTGGGCTTGTTCGGCACGGGTTTCATCGACGGCCGCTATCGTTTCGACGAAGCCGGACGTCTCGTGCCGAGTTGGAGAAACGCATGCGACTGAGCGCCCTCGCATTGTCATTGCGCCTCGCGCTGAGCCTCACGGCCGCCTGCTGCGTGGCGACGGTTTCGCCGGATGCGCTGGCGCAGGCGTCGAAAGATCCGTTGAACGTCCTGATCGATCAGGGCAAGTACTGGCAATCGCATCAGCGCGGCGACCTCGCCGAGCAGGCGTGGCAGAAGGTGCTGCGCATCGATCCCAAGCAGCCCGATGCGCTTTTCGGCATGGGCATGGTGCTCGCCGACCGCAAGGACGGCGCCGGCGCGCAGCAATATCTGGCGCGCCTGAAGGCGGCCGCGCCGAACTATCCGAATCTGGATGAACTCGGCCGGCGGCTGGGCGAATCGAGCCCGCGCGATCAGACCGTGAACGACGCGCGGCGCCTCGCGCAAAGCGGCCAAAGCGCGAGCGCCGTGCAGGAGTATCAACGCGCGCTGAACGGCAAACCGGCCACGCCCGAATTGCAGCTCGAGTACTACCAGGCACTCTCGGCCACGCCGCAGGGCTGGGATCAGGCACGCCGCGGTCTTGAGCAACTCGCGCGCGACAACCCCGACGACCCGCGTTACGCCCTCGCCTACGCGCAGCATCTGACCTACCGCGACGTGACGCGCCGCGACGGCATCGCGCGGCTGCAAAGACTCGCGGGCGACGGCACGGTCGGTGCGTCGGCGAAAAAGAGCTGGCGTCAGGCGCTGTTGTGGCTCGACGCGCGGCCCTCCGACGCCCCGCTCTATCAGGCCTATCTGCAAACCGCCGACGACGACGCCGCGGTCAAGGCGCGCTTCGATTCGATGGTGCAGCAAGACAGCGCGGCCCGCGCCCGTTCGCAGGAAAACGCCGCCGTCGACGCACGCGGCCGCACGATCGCCGACGGTTTCACCGCGCTCGACCGTAACGACGTGGCGACGGCGCGCGCGAAGTTCTCCTCGGTGCTGGCCACTAGCCCGAACGACACCGACGCGCTCGGCGGCATGGGGATCGCCGCGTTGAAGCAGGAGCATTTCGCCGAAGCCCGCAACTATCTGGAGCGCGCGTCGCGCAACGGCAATCCGGCGCGCTGGAAAACCGCGCTCGACAGCGCGACCTACTGGACCTACACGAGCGACGCGATCGGCGCGCGC belongs to Paraburkholderia sp. FT54 and includes:
- the bcsP gene encoding cellulose biosynthesis protein BcsP, with the translated sequence MSSSSDIEKLFDHFGGDANAYQEIGRENEARSARTRWPLLVTLDLTQPTIPAIGQRREAKPQSQAVEAPVAVDRQDTTPKDAASVTRARAPLFTRSHRRDIPPVAVAAPAAAPKGASRFGVLESKDEATPQATVGAARVESAAPVAAQAAPTAASAQFAPVAVPAQTAPVAAAPRTTQPASVLPAIALRPAAMQTISPAAPAAPTQPASILGKLFAPEPAPALTPPQPAASSGDCAPLKSVFDRLRGAPAQPAAAPAGAATPATSNSWLINGPRRS
- the bcsA gene encoding UDP-forming cellulose synthase catalytic subunit, which encodes MSTTPSPGLEPAEPSRLERFVDARFWNSRIVTGLVTLFALVMLYFVFTVPLAFYEQLTFATCCFVTALMFRRLPGRYATMVMIMLSVVTSGRYMYWRLTATTYWEHPLDAGWGLLLVTAEVYSTIVLLLGYFQTAWPLKRTPMPLPASRDQWPSVDVFIPTYNEPLSVVKPTIYAALALDYPAEKISIHVLDDGRRPEFKAFCEEVGVNWTIRTHNRHAKAGNINEALKITSGEYLAIFDCDHIPTRSFLQIGLGWFLRDKLLSMLQTPHHFFSADPFERNLGTFRKVPNEGELFYGLVQDGNDLWNATFFCGSCALLRRTMVEEIGGIAVETVTEDAHTALKLHRLGYTTAYLAIPQAAGLATESLSGHIGQRIRWARGMTQIFRIDNPLTGKGLKIGQRLCYLNAMMHFFYGIPRLVFLTAPLSYLFFGAHVIEAAAGTIAIYALPHMMHASITNSRMQRSFRHSFWAEVYESVLASYITAPTLLALINPKLGKFNVTAKGGQIEKNYFDWAISRPYLFLLLLNLIGFCVGVVHIYFNWHIRSVVQTTLLNLGWTTYNMLILGASVAAASERRQIRAVHRVAMQMPVMLKFSTGRTLACETIDYSEGGVGVALPAAIQVPMHERVTVSLFRGDEEYAFPATVGFTAPGRVGLRFSAMTREQEYEFVKTTFARADAWTGWAEGRQQDTPLRGLSHVLTVGARGIAGLFEHLYADLRSSMKSRPMDVKKLKTKD
- the bcsD gene encoding cellulose biosynthesis protein BcsD; translated protein: MVPILDYLLERQISPQWRGMLTALATEFEAQIGRDELRQLMHRVGSRFAAAHPLPACDSTADLARTLNLYWHDMDWGYVELADEPESLRIVHYCAPLQAFGGSALAWTPAFLEGVYQTWLSALGAQGLSVAQTSGYSEDTAIEFRLGRHPV
- the bcsZ gene encoding cellulose synthase complex periplasmic endoglucanase BcsZ; protein product: MRVRINKKIGVALTLGLAASVSFANLVKVAQTTAAPGACGDWSGYRAFVERFVQADGRVIDYSTPAQQTTSEGQSYALFFALVANDRATFDRLLGWTRTNLAGNQFDAQNMRLPAWQWGRKADGSYGVLDPNSASDSDLWIAYDLLQAGRLWHEAGYTQLGEALATQIARQEMTSLPGVGPMLLPGPQGFQTGGVTRLNPSYLPLPVLRSLARDMPNGPWGKLADSAYKLIKTTAPQGFAPDWAAWQNGQFVIDPKNGDTGSYDAIRVYLWAGLASPADPLAKPWLAALGGMRARVAQTGFPPEKVSSTTGTASGEGPLSYWGALAPYFKALGDEHGLGLARTHLAALDTNVPGREPVYYDRVLGLFGTGFIDGRYRFDEAGRLVPSWRNACD
- the bcsB gene encoding cellulose biosynthesis cyclic di-GMP-binding regulatory protein BcsB; this translates as MRNRMAKGNIERSNHERSGTGLRMRRVARPGSRRLMRGLACWLALQTALAAPLASAAEVVAAAGSSSAGAVQSVAGATQSPSAAPAATGVGSVSAPSPAVPYDPNAITQPQLATPTPALAAASVKALGTRTPTTAEPGTLVPGGRRQTLTFADLGALDPLQLRGTDGQNGVAFSVRGDEVVTGAVLHLIYSYSPALLANISQLKVLVNGEVAATLPVPHEQAGMLVARDVSIDPRFITEFNHLNVQLIGHYTTSCEDPANSSLWATVSNASSLDLTYASLASKPDLAALPQPFFDRRDVRRLELPFVFPQKPGNATLEAGGIVASWFGALAGYRGALFPAQLDNAPLSGNAVVFATSDQRPAGINIPAISGPTIAVVDREAPARGKLLLVLGRTEAELKTAAKSLGIGQNTLTGQSATITQLNELAPRAPYDAPNWLPTNRPVRFGELADPRDLTVSGYDADAVHVNLRVPPDLFMWHTKGAPIDLRYRYTVRPLRDRSSLNVSVNNGFVQALPIPAESASVFELSHYFANVLPDKTAEARRTVHIPPLLLTPRAQVRLHFYYDIPNTGECHGRLLDNVVGAIDPNSTIDLSSFPHYMALPDLAAFANSGFPFTRMADLSETAAILPNDADSSDYSLYLLTMGRMGASTGYPVTGVTVGTADDTDKFASKDLLIFGAPGKQPLLQRWAKSMPFSSNGDSRTFQLSDIVFKLEDWWHGERGVERTPARADLTLVSSSGDALLTGFESPLQKNRSAVALVSAAGQSDADLSAALLDSDVLPQIQGAMAVIHGRTVTITSNGEAYYVGRLSPQEYLRWALSSHPLLLMLGAVLAALIIAGLFYRTLRSIAARRLKD
- the bcsQ gene encoding cellulose biosynthesis protein BcsQ, which codes for MKVIAVVSAKGGVGKTTLAANLASVLAAGGRRVIALDLDPQNALRLHFGVPLDSIDGLSRATLTGDPWQSVMFDGVDGVTVLPYGALLEDDRRRFETHLDQDQRWLAQSLQNLRLDASDIVIIDTPPGSSVYVRTALCAASFTLNVVLADAASYAAIPQMERLIATYAAPRAEFGGEGYVINQIDQSRQLTKDVLKVLRQMLGAKLFPGVIHLDEGVSEALACDTTLIHYDPLSQAAADFRACGTWLMAALDAIAVSPRNVA